Below is a window of Rhodamnia argentea isolate NSW1041297 chromosome 11, ASM2092103v1, whole genome shotgun sequence DNA.
AACAAGTGTACATACTTGATTCCTGAATAGTGTGAAACATCTTTCCAATTCTTACGCATGATGTTGGTAGGGAAtttaagaaaaacacaaaaatcgTAATTATAGCTGATATTTACCTGATTCAAAAGCTGAAAAATCTTTTTGGTTGAAGTTGACTCCTCATCGCCAAAAGGGTTTTCATCTTGGCCTTGCAATTGTCTGACCAACTGGACACCTCAGACAATGTAGTATCAATAAGGGTCCTTGTTTGTAACAGCTCTTGtagttacaatttttttttcccctcagtTCTGAACAATGCTAATGCTTTGCGAACATGATAATTGTCCAGAAAGCTACACTCCCATCATACGTAGACACATAAATGGCAACACATGCACGGACATCTACATGCAAAACACCCGACCACACACATGGGACTAGGAGTTAGTGTTAGCATgttcaacccaaaagcttaagctaataggtggagggagactacatgaaCATAAAGAACATTTAAAAcccgttgtcaagcaatgtgggataTACTTTAACACCCCCCCTCTCACTGGTGAGCCGGATAGCGAGCACATGGAATTTTGACAAGCACATTCACGTGGAACTTTACCACGCACATTCGCAGAAGGTATAGTACTCGGCTCGATACCATGTTAAtaaatccaacccaaaagcttaagctaacaGGTGGTGGGAGATTACATGAATATAAATAGCATTTAAGACCCATTGTCAAGCAACGTAGGATATACTTCAACAGGTAGATATACCCACAATGCAACGATGAAGATCCAACCGAAAGGAAAACCATTAAAACTGTTAATTACtttaaattgaaagatttcAGCAGAACACAGCTTAGacaggaagaagaagcacaccttaagagaggaaaaaacaagTGGAGGAACAGTGAAGGATAGGCGTTTTGGCCCTCCAGTCAAGATATGCTTCTTCACGGCACATATAATCTGCAATAGAGAGAAGTATATGAACATCAAAGGAGCATAGTTTTGTCACTGATGAAGTATAGTACTTGTAGAAAGTGAAAAGGGCTAGCAGTACTGCAACGATCTCATGTTTACAGATTAACATACCAAGATTAAGTGCATTAAATGATAGAACTGCATTGGACATGGTAAGCAAAGTAATACACTTTGAGATCCTCCAAGTCATTCAAAGATATGCCAACTATTACGCTGTTAGAAAATCTTACAAAAGTTTTAAGTGTGACCAACAAAtacggttttcttttttttttttttttttttttttgttttggggggggggggggtggtggtggtggtggtggaagtGGAAGTGAGCTACAAATACATAAAACAATAGGCGCTTTTAACAGAATTACAATCTTCTGATTCACTACAAGTCATAGAGTGTTTACTCCCTTTGTGGACATTTTATTGATTCCAACTCagccaaattagaaaatatatataaaataaaaaataaaaaaacctacATCCGAGAACAAGTTATCAATTATGCACAAAATCCACCGCCCTTCGACAAATCccctttttctttatcttgGGATGCAACAGTTGGCCCATCACACTATCATCAATTTTGTAATGATTTGCCTGCTATTGCCAAAGAACCATCGTAGAAAGTACACTTTAAGTTGTAGAAATCTGAAGATTATCATCTGAATGACTAGCCAACTGATTTGCACAAgaactaatttttctttgtaatcgCATGGATGGGTGGTTTTAATTCCTCTCCATTAAACTCTCTGATTTGGTTAATTGCGTATGTGTTTTTGAAATGCTGATCAAAATTACTTAGTTGAGCAcagaatgaattttttttcccccaaataaCGAGTCCAAAATCTCGATCCAATAAATTTACTTAGGCAGTGATTCTCACATTAAGCAAAGTCTTCAATTTTGGAACTAATCATACCTATCcaaaaatggatgaaattgGGTCACTGAATTGTTTCAGTACAAAGCAACTATCAGGAACTCACCAAATGGCAGTAAAGATACCATCGAAGAAACTACTTACATGCACAAAATGAAAGATTAGAGACAGGTCCTCAAATTGCCTTTTCCTCTTGATATACAACAACCAGAAATTGTCTCATTTACCTTGATGACTTCTTAAAAGTAGCTTGTCAAATTATCATTGACAGACAGAAGGCAAAAAGAGCAGCAGGGAGGCCACAGGTACATACATTTACATAGCAGAGAAAAATTTCAGGTTGAAGACCGCTAGAGCTATTAAAGAATAGAACTTCCATATTTAGAGTAGCTTCAAATTGGCAATGACAAGGGAGAGAAGAGCAAATAGTGCTTAGATGACTTAAGAGGGTACATTAAGCCCATAAAATCTAGAtggaagaatagaaaagaaaagactacCTTAAACATCTCTTCTGGATCTTCATTATGCAGCATCTGAATAAGACGTGCAACAGAACTTTGTTCCTCCTTGAAATCATCTTCATCGACCTAAGAGGTAATGTTGCTTTAGCAGGGGTGCATACTCCTTAGTTTCAGTAGTTTGATAAGTCAAAGCATGTATATAACGAGAGATCAGCGCCAACTACAATATGCAGACAGTGACAATTTACACTAAGAGCTCAAAAGAAGATTAATGGTGTGTGACATTCAATCACCTCGTCATGAAGAGTTTCATCCAAATCCGCAATAAGTCCCTTTATTAGTTCAAACAATGCCTCAACCTACACAACAAGCAATTTGCATCACATCTCAGAAAATCCACAGTCAACTAAACCAAGTAAAAAGGCATACCTTGTCAGCAGTCGAAATACATGTATTGTTCTTCATAATGCTTTGAATTATAACAGTTGCCATCACTTTATTTGTTTCATTGTCAAGGTACTCCATAACACGGGGATAGTTCGAAAGCTTCAAGGCAGTAACCACATTATTATATTTCTCAAGTGGAGCACTTAAAAGAGCAACAATCTGTTTTGTTGCTTTGCTGTCTTCAATCTTCCCCTTTCCAGAGAGCTGCTTGACACATGATCCCTGAAAGAGAAAGTTGGAATGGAACCATAGCGTTAGTCCCAAATTAGGCCTCTAGCAACTACTAAAAAACTGACCGCACAATCCGATTCAACTTGAAGCAAGTCCATTTTTGAAGCGTAAACTAAAATATACATCTGCTTTAATAAAGTATTGCACTACTATAATTCCCGAAAACATTAATACATACAATGCGAGCTCATTCTCCAATTTAAGAAGATCAACACCAGAAAGAacgagaaagaagaaacaagTAATCATGGAATCATCCTACGTGGGTGCAAGTACAAATAAGAGCCTCTGTACTACAACATAGTTTAACCAAATAAATATACTTATTCTGTGGAAAAAGATCTTGgataaaagtatttttgttaGCTTCAGCCGATTATATTCTCCCCTCAAAAAATGCTGAAATCTTCCCAGACCTGCCCCATCTTCGTACTGTAATTTACTGGTTTAACAATTGGGGGGTAGCTTGTCCTGCCCCAACACTTGTGTTTCTTCCTTAAACAACGTAGATAGCATTtcagcaaaagaaaagtaatgaggaaaaaaataaggagGGAGGACAAAGCAAACTGATGCATAAAGTTCACTTCGCAGTAGATCATACCAAGACTTGATCTGCATAATCAAGTCGATCGGGATGGACATGGAGAGAAAACTTCAGAAGAGATGAATATAAGGTGACAGCTCCAACAACCGGCATATCAGGCTGTGCTTCTATCACCTGTGCAAAAAACAGAAGCGCGGTTTAAGTTGCTTGGAAAATATAGGCCGCTGACCGAAATAATCAATCAATGAGATAAAAGCAGGTACAAAACTAGTTCCAGCATGTAAGAAGTGCTTTGTCCAGATAAAGAAAACCTGATGTACACATCAAAACACAGACAACTGGCCAAATATATCAGGAGAAATGCAACATCCTATTTGATTTTTAGTCGACTTAGAAGGGCGATGCATCGTCGTGGTGAGGGAGAGTTGTCAAACTATCAATATTAGTCCCACAGCCATTAGAAGGTGCATCGCTTCGGAACTCACAAAAACCTAATTTCTTTTTAACCAGTGACTAAGAAAACCTTAGATTAATCACAATAAGGTGCAACTTGATCCTCCATGGGATCACTTAAGGCTTTCTCTAACAATATCATCCAAGTATCCTTATCCTTATTAGATGAGCTAAAGCCCTAAACCAACATGGAGGTGATTATATCCATAATATCGTCAAAACTAGATTATCTATCCATGCTATCGCTATAGGGGCAATCTCACTGATAAGTGGCAACATCTGCTGAAATATGAGCATAGGAAGACAATCGTTCCCAATTTCTGAAATGTTCGGTTATCTTATGCTACAAAAAATAGATAGCTTCGATCCGACAAGCCCGATAGTCGAGATTTACCTTCCCAATCGCACTATTCAACTTTGAGAAAGCTTCAACCTGTAAGAACTCAGGCAACACTTCAGAACTTAAAGCAGCATAACTTGCAAGCCTTTCCATTAACTGGGATAACACCGTCTTGATGTCAACAGATGcctgaaaaagaaaaccacataaaagagagaatgagataGAAAATTCAGAATCAAGCTCAGAAGGGTATTATATGCATGTGACTACTTTAGTGCAATTACTCGTAGTAACCAGAATGCAAAGagcgggagagagagggacaagGGAGGGGGGCAGAAGGTCCTACCAAAGATTTGTTACCTGAAGCTGGGGAAATGCACCCAACAAGATCTCAAGTGTCTGCAAGTGATACTCATCAGGAAATACTTGAATAATGCAGTCCATCAAGTAATACTGAGCAATCTCATCTTTACAGTTGACAACCTGTGTTTGGCATAAAAAGTAGCATATTGGTAAACAAGTACGATTTGCATGTTAAGCATCAAAAGAGAAATGAATTTGATGATCAGAGATGTACCTGCTCCAGGATTCTAGGAAGCACAGTATCTTTGTACGTGTCAAGGTCAATACCCTCTATCTGACTAAGGACGTGCAAATTTTTCCCAACCTGAAAAAAGCATATTCAGTGAGCACATACTCAACTTCAGCTGTCAAAATCACCAATCACTGGTCTCTGATTTTACAAGATCACGCAGCTCGCTTCTTTCCTTCTCCCGTTTCTCCTTTTCCCGAGCAGGTCCCTGCAGACGAGAAAGCCCAACACCAAGCCTCAACTCAGGATCACCAAGAGTATGAATCATACATAAGCACTACAACACCTGCATGACCAGAATCATGCCCTCACGATACCATATTACCTTCCTGTCATGCAAATACATTGACTCTAAGCATGTCCGAACATGTAGCAATCAGCAAGTAGCTGTACCAACCTGATGCTGCATCCGCACCCAAAGTTTGTTCATCTCGGTAAAGTTTTGGAGTACAAATTCCATTGCGTCCGTAATTGTATCAGCAtctctgcaggattcaagaaagCCAGTACAGCAAGGCTCAAGTTTTAGCATATTGGCAGATACACCAGAAAGCCAGAAACAGAATAGCATCAAGATGATATGCAATTGGAAGGATATAAAATTGGGTGCCTAGTTGTGTCTCTGTTCTACATGTACTTGTGGACACACACAAACAAATGTACAGGATATTTTGACCGAATGGATACATGGCTCTAAGCACCctgcaaaattcatttttttgtttttttcatgaGATTTTTTAGCACAATCCATATCCAATGGAAGAAGCTTCATAATTATCTGATTGCAAAGTCAGATTGGAATTGCAACTGGATTTCCCAGAATAAGAACAAGAAAACAACCCAGGAACATGCCAGTGAATTCGATGAACTTAGTAAAACAACTTCAAATCTAACAGTACTCCTGTTCAATTCTCTTACCCTTCGTACTCGGAACCAATATCAGGCAGTTTATCCCTACTAACTTGAGAGAGGTAGCTCCTCAAGAAGAGTCCACGCAAAGGATGCTGGATACCTCGGCACATTTCCACGAGATCTTTTAGAATGTCCTTGGCAGGAGCCTCTTTAGATTTAATGTAAACAGATCCTACAGTGCAGAGAAGATACCTGACAAGGCCAGAATGGTAGGTTTATAGCTAAAGTAGAAAACAATGACAGGTGAGAGTTAAGTAAAGAGTTACATTGATCAATGCTTCTTAACAAACCCAAATGTAAACCAAAGATTCTCACATGAAAATCACAGGGACGTAGCAGACCAGCCATATGTCAAATTGTGGTGCGCACAAATGCATAGCCACTCGCCTCTCTTAGCTTGTCACATTGTTCAAGACAAAAACTCATAACCTAACTCAACAGATCACTAAATCTGCCATCGACTTAGAGGAAATAAGTCTCCTACACCCAACATCCTAAAATGACAAATCATGCTCTTGATTAAAGCGAACGAAGAAATCTTTATAATCGCAGAAGAATGCACCAGGATAAAATATCACCATGATACAATTATAAACCAGGAAAACACAATGATTTCTGCTAGTCCATATATTTAGATTTTTAGATAGCACATGGTAAGTCATCTAAAGTTCCTCTTCAGGGAATTGTTCAGATCTTTGAGTGCTTGACTTTCTGATCTTTAATCAGCTAAATCTCATTTTTCCGTGCGATAAGCATTCAGTTTAAGAGTTTAAACTATTTTGCTTCCTTTACTCCTCACTTTATTCTTAAGCTCCAAAGACTTCTAAGTACCTTCCAACATGCGAACTCCACGTCCAGTATTAAGAATGAGAAGATCAATTTGAATATCCAAGCAATACATCTCCATCAACTTGTACAATCTACAGAAAATGTATGAAAAATTTCCAGCAGTCGATATCGAATGAGATTCAATTAATCCGCACACTCTCACGTCCTGTCTTACTTCCCCATTATCTCTATTTTCTACCCTATTAACATGAAAATGCCATCCCATTTGAGTTGGGGTTCCAATTTTCCTGTATCTATGTGTATATTTCGAACTTGGAGTCAGTCGCTCCCTCAAGCAGGGGAAAGAGGCAATCCTCCCATTGTTGAGCAtcaacttaaattcttccttcCCAAGAATCTGCCCGTGGCTGCTACACTCCTGACACCATCATTTCTCTAACAGCACATATTTGCTTAAGCCATTAACATAGCAATGCATGAGCAACCAAATCCTTAACATGCTTCCCAATTAAACTTTGAAATTACaaaaagatatccatgtgcacaGACCAAACTGCAGAGCAATTTAAAATCCAAGTAAGTGCAGCAAAGAGAACAAATCGTACTTTTTCAAGCCCAGCAAAAACAGTTCAACGAAATCCATCATATTATGCAGCTAAACTATCACTTACAATCTGGGCAAAATATTGCCTGCGTGCTGCACCAGCTCATAGAGATCCACAATGGAGCAACCCCGCCTCGTCTCCTCCTTGAAGAACATCTCCAGCTTCCTCAACTCATCGAAAGCCCTCATATCTGGCGCGATCAAGCAAAAAAACCGGGAAcacaaaaatccataaaacaacATGCATTTTGCCTCAACAATTAAAAACCATTAGATCGGAGAACCGGCACTTACAGAGCTCGTAGTACTTGTGAGGGGACAATTTCGAGGTGCGGAGCTCGGAGAGCATCTGCGCCGAGTACTTGAGAGCGTCCCTGAGGTTGTTCGAGTCCTGATGCAATAGCGATCGAGGTTAGGGTTTAGCCACGCGGGGCGAAGGGTCTTTCAACCGCTGAATTGAAGAGAAATTGGCGGGCGGGCGAGCGAGCGAGCTCCGATATCATTACCATGGCGCGATGCATGTAGAAGGCGTTCTGCTGGAGGCCGGCGATGCCCGCCGCGAGCCATTTGTCTTCGTCTTCGGCCACGCCGGTCATCATCGTCGCTTCTCcgtctccccctctctctctctctttgacttGCTTCTTTctggcttttttgttttttggttttcgGTTCGGGTCCGTTTCGCCTTCCAACGATGTGTCGCAGCAAATTTGGCTGGGATCGAGCGCCACGGGGTGCTTCTCCTTATGATGGACCAGCGTTGCGCTTGACGTCGAGTTCATTGGATGGTACGCCTCCTCCCTTGTTTCCATCTGAAAATTTTCGCATTCGATCTggagcctaaaaaaaaaaaattcccaatgctcgacccaaaaaataaaattattttcaatgcAATTGTCAAACTCGCAACTGcttgaattaattttctaaatttcatcAAACGTTTTTGCGAGCTCCTGACTTAAattctaattaatcaaattcgAGCCCAGTAGTCAATGAAAAGTTAAAATCTACCCGAAATTTGATGTGGAGGTGATCAATCCATTTAAAAACaaggaaatttttcaaaaaatgactccAAGTgcatttattttctcaaataaggacttaaaattgactttatttcaaagaaggagcTGAAGTGCCATCATTGTCTTAAATCAGAGCTTGAAATggatattgttttaaataatggcctgaagtggccatatAGTCTCAAAAAGGGACTTGAGCTCACCGGTTGgtaggggcatttttgtcatttaattttcttttatttttatttttttatttttttattttttttgtttccaaaaattcaaaaaaaactaaaagtaaaaaaaaaatgacagaaaCCCAAGCAAGAGAGCAACCCTCCTACCCATCGTCGCCGCCCCACCGGCATTGGGGCGGCAGCCACAAGCGGAAGGCAGCCCCTTCCGCCTAGATACgctattttttttctactttgaattttttattttaaaattaatttaattaaaaattaagttaaaattgtaaattgacaaaaaaaagccCTTGATCCAGGCTTTTTTTTAAACAAGTTCAACTtttggcctttatttgagaaatcaAAAGCACTTAgggctcttatttggaattttccctcaAAAAAACAAAGCTTTCCTATAAAAAGATGTTTTAAGCAGCATAATGGGATTTTTCAATTGAGCACTTATGAAACAATCGGCCAATGTGTTCACAAATTTCATTCAAATATCAATCAACATAGTATTGTTGGACGAATTTCATGTAATTCTTTGTTGGACAGGAAGCAAACTACGCACTATTGTGGTAAGTAATCAATAAGAAATAATGAAGTCCCTATTACTCAATTATATAATAGTTATATTTTGAGATTCGTGCGTTGGAATTCCTAAACTCGTTACGAAAGTACAATCAattcataaaactttcaaaaaatacaattgagtcccaaaactTGTCAGAAAGTTCAATCGagccttaaaacttttaaaaaatgcaatgaaatcttaaaacttgtcgaaTTTGGAGAAATCGAGTACTtctattaataaattttaaggcttgattaaattttttaaaaattttagaattcgatTACCTTTTTGCAacacttgattgcactttttaaaaattttaaaactcaattatgATTATACTTTTGTGACATTTTGAGACTtgtttgtactttttaaaaattttaaaactcaattgcactttcttgacaagttttaaaactttcaatataTTTATTCATTAtatgttcttttgcttttgattaTTATGTTGGACAGTCCGATTTATCAAAAGCATATCACATGTTGTGTGCATCCCTCCTAGGCTTCTACTAgcataatcataaaaatgaagCCATCTAGATGGCATCTATTATACAACTTAGGTCACGTAGATGACAAAATTTTGTATATGTACccataaaagaaattgaaatcCCTGGCGACTCTTTACATCCGCAATTCAAAGAATAAAATCGAACATCTGTaatcagaagaaaaaaataagtagATGATTAAATCTCTTAAACTATTTATGTACTAGCTATATACTAGTGCATGAAACATGTTGTAATTACTGTCTTTAAGTAGGACCACGAGACCAATCAAGCATCTTTTGCAGATGCAGAACAAATGCAAAGATACAGCATTTTTAGCTACCATTGCAAGTAAAGTAGCAATGACAGAAAATGGAAGATATGCACAACACTGTGAAACGAGAGGGAGATATAGCTAAAAATCAAACTGCGAGTGACTGAAAACCTAAAAGCTATGAGTAAttctatcatcatcatcaccgaTATGGGGGGAAAAACCGAGCCGTGTCAAGTGGTTACAATTAGGAAAACTCAGCATCCGCTGGCAGCCTTTTTCAGCTTTCCTCTCCATCGTAAGAAACCCTCCTGCAAAATCATCGCCCTCTGAATACCATTGGGACTGCTTTAGAGATCAAACAGGTAAGATCGCAAGAAACAGTTAACATCCAAAGATCAACCATTTCATCCATTCCAGCAAGCTAGTTAATACCCCATGGCTCATCTTGCCTCCGATGGAATTTCAGTAGGGCACAGTGTACGGTAGAGCATACATATCAACCTCTGGTAAGTAATGCATGCGTGGCCATGGGCTCGGGCTCCCGCATGTCAAGCCATCGTAATCAGCTTTACATCCACCATCACAATTGAGCTGCTTTCTATCGAAAAGCCATTCCTGATCATCAAGATCAGCGCATCCACTGCCGAATGAGGGTGGCACCCAATTTTCTATCAGATTTCTGTATTTTAGTTCTGATGGAGAGAGGCCACGGTCATCGAAGCTCGGTGACGACAAAGTCCCATTCTTTCGGGAAGATGTTTCAGCTATTCCAGAAGAGGGACGCTGCTCTGTCGAGCCAAGCTTAGAAGCAGAACCTTCGCCCAAACTCGGAGAAGTTGAGCAGGGACATTCTCTCTGATCTGTACTAGATCTAGGAGCATGTTCATGATTCTCGTGACCAAAGAGATCCGTCCTTACTGGGGCAGAGCAAGGCTGTTCCCCGCTGGGTAGCATTTCTGGATCTTTGTGCCTTTGTAGAGGCAACCGGATCCGAATAATGCTTGCTTCACATtaataaaaagaatttgaattacACGTATCAATGACCATGTGAAGTGTAGAAACCCAACAAGTGAACAGCCTGCCCCAGTTAAGGAATAAAAATGAACACACTCACCAGGGTTATGCCCACAATCTGGAGGCAagatttgcttttgctttttgctgCTGTTCATTGTGCTGTCCGTAGAATTCAGGGAATTGACAGGTTTCCCGTGTTCTTCAGTGAGGTTGCTCCTCTCAAAGTGTTCAGTGtcgtgttttcttttcttgcgaTGGTCTCGGTCCCCCGCCTTTTGGTCACCTTGGGTCCGCTTGCCCTCGTTCCTTCTCTTATGgctcttctttttgtctttaATACCTACATTTTCCAGGGCCTTCTTTCCATTTTCCAGGGccttcttcttttcattcttttccagttttctctcttttctcctttctttcttcgCCTTCTCTACTTCTCTCTAAATCCACATAGAACCAGGATAGCCATGAGTTTAAGCACAAGCTGAATATTGAGAACAGACGGGGACAGGCAAGAACATAGATATAGAGAAACACAAGCAAGTCTACCACTGTGACTATCTCAACAAAAGACTAGCCTAACCAAGACTAAAGGTATCTTAATGGAGCAACAGTATACCGACAGTTGcagataaaaggaaaacaagacaAGCAACATGATGACAAGCCAAATGTCAAAAACAGGTTTGGGAGTTTGGTGCAAGAATTAACTCAAAATCCACTATTGAGTCAACCCTTTTCAAGGAGAGTGCTGACTAGATTGTTGGACACTGAATTATAGAAGACCATCGGTTATTCTATCCCTATACTAGAGTAAGCTCTATCCAAACAAGATACTTCACTAGAAACAAGTTGCTCATAACCCTTATTTCTCACACCACAACTAACATTGCTCCATGTTTTGATCTCCTACGCGTGACTAAACTGTAAAGGCAAGACAGTAGGCAATGGCACTCTATTAGTATGATAATGCGCCATTTGTTCACAAACTCCCAGAAAATCGACTTCCTCGCATTAACTAGAAAGTTACGACACTCTGATCCTTGTGATGCTTGTCCTATCAAAATAATCTTTTATGATGCAAAACAgcattcaattgacaaaaccaCATTGAACTGAAAAATCTATTTCATTTTGTCAATGACCAAGCCTCGCCAATAAACAGCATGAAACTCAAAACTAGACCGTCACCATGCCTGTCCtctgcccaaaatttcttatggTTACCAAGGGTTTACATAGCACGTGGATTGAGTGCTCAGAATTTGCTAAGATAATACTTCATCAGAAATTA
It encodes the following:
- the LOC115736260 gene encoding vacuolar protein sorting-associated protein 35A; protein product: METREEAYHPMNSTSSATLVHHKEKHPVALDPSQICCDTSLEGETDPNRKPKNKKARKKQVKERERGGDGEATMMTGVAEDEDKWLAAGIAGLQQNAFYMHRAMDSNNLRDALKYSAQMLSELRTSKLSPHKYYELYMRAFDELRKLEMFFKEETRRGCSIVDLYELVQHAGNILPRLYLLCTVGSVYIKSKEAPAKDILKDLVEMCRGIQHPLRGLFLRSYLSQVSRDKLPDIGSEYEGDADTITDAMEFVLQNFTEMNKLWVRMQHQGPAREKEKREKERSELRDLVGKNLHVLSQIEGIDLDTYKDTVLPRILEQVVNCKDEIAQYYLMDCIIQVFPDEYHLQTLEILLGAFPQLQASVDIKTVLSQLMERLASYAALSSEVLPEFLQVEAFSKLNSAIGKVIEAQPDMPVVGAVTLYSSLLKFSLHVHPDRLDYADQVLGSCVKQLSGKGKIEDSKATKQIVALLSAPLEKYNNVVTALKLSNYPRVMEYLDNETNKVMATVIIQSIMKNNTCISTADKVEALFELIKGLIADLDETLHDEVDEDDFKEEQSSVARLIQMLHNEDPEEMFKIICAVKKHILTGGPKRLSFTVPPLVFSSLKLVRQLQGQDENPFGDEESTSTKKIFQLLNQIVEALSSIPAPDLALRLYLQCAEAANDCDLEPVAYEFFTQAYIIYEEEISDSRAQVTAIHLIIGTLQRMHVFGVENRDTLTHKATGYSAKLLKKPDQCRAVYACSHLFWVDDQDNTKDGERVLLCLKRALRIANAAQQMSNATRGSTGSVMLFVEILNKYIYFFEKGNPQITVASIQSLMELITTEMQSDTTAQDPAADAFFASTLRYIQFQKQKGGAISEKYGTIKVSDS
- the LOC115736453 gene encoding uncharacterized protein LOC115736453, encoding MSRCFPYPPPGYARNGVRDKALIESIKREVEKAKKERRKERKLEKNEKKKALENGKKALENVGIKDKKKSHKRRNEGKRTQGDQKAGDRDHRKKRKHDTEHFERSNLTEEHGKPVNSLNSTDSTMNSSKKQKQILPPDCGHNPASIIRIRLPLQRHKDPEMLPSGEQPCSAPVRTDLFGHENHEHAPRSSTDQRECPCSTSPSLGEGSASKLGSTEQRPSSGIAETSSRKNGTLSSPSFDDRGLSPSELKYRNLIENWVPPSFGSGCADLDDQEWLFDRKQLNCDGGCKADYDGLTCGSPSPWPRMHYLPEVDMYALPYTVPY